ACTTCAAAACCAAGATAGTCCTTGAATCGTTCGTTCCACTGACCTGGGATGTCGGCAACCTTGATATCGCCCGCGATGATAGCTCGCTCAAGTTCAAAGCGCAGCATAATGTGAAGATTGTAGGTGGCTTCGTCCGCTTCCACCCGGATATATGACGGCGACACCCAATTCATGGCGGCGTGGAAATCGTCAAGGCCGACGCCTTGAGTTTCCTCCGGGAAAAGGCGTTGCAACTGCGGAAAGAAGTAGACCCAGAACTGGCGCGAACGGCCGACCATATTCTCCCACATCCGGGACTGCGATTCGTGGATAGCCAGAGAGTCCGTTTCACCCATCGGCGTACCCCAATGCTCTTTGTCCGGGCGCGTCATGTCATACAGAGCGTGGCCGGCCTCGTGCATACCACCGGTCAATCCCTCGGCGATGTCATTTGGATAGTACCGAGTGAGAATCCGCGTATCAAGCGGACCCAGTTCGTTGCATGAAGGGTGCACGGTTTCATCAACCCGACCCGCCTGGAAATCATAGCCTATTGCTGCCGCTACAGCCTCAGAAAATACGCGCTGACGGTCGACGTCGTAAGGGCGTTTGAGAATTCCAATATCCGGTTTTCTGGGCGCATCCTTTATCTTGCCGATAAGTTCCACCAGATCACTGCGCAACCCCTTGAAAGCCGTCTCCACCTCCTGGACTTTTGCCCCCGGTTCGAATTCATCCAGCAAGGCGTCATACGGTTCGGTGGTGAAGCCTATGTAATCAGCTTTGCGGCGGCACAGATCGATGATCTTCTCAAGAATGGGAGCAAACTGGGCAAACTGGGAGTCTTTGCGAGCCTGTGCCCACACTTCCGACGCTTTTGATGTCGTCCGTGCGAATTCTGAGACAAACTCGGTCGGCAGTTTAGTTTCACGATCATACAAACGCCGCCACTCGCGAACATTGACCGCGATCGGAGTGTCGGGATCGGCCACCAAGTCCGACTGCTGGACGGTAGTAAGCAACTCGTCGATTTTGGTATCGGTGAACCACTGATGCGTCAACCGGCTGATCTGAGCCATTTGTTCAGCACGATGATCAACGGCTTTCCTGGGCAGGTAGGCTTCCTGATCCCAGTATAAGACGCCACCGGTTGATTGAAGGATAGCTATCTCTTTCATGTGGCTGATTAGTTCTGCATAAGCTTCCTGAGCAGTCATTCTCATCTCCTGTGTCTGTGGACGTTGCCACCGCCTCGTATAACCTTAAGCTGTGTTATACAGGTAACAAAATCCACAGCCACACTCAAGCTCCAAATCGGCATGCAACTGATGTGAGCAGGTACCGTCCGGCACCTAATTGCCGGATCAAAGACTGAGGCATTACATTGGCTGAGAAGTTGAAACTGTGGAATCAGTATCGGTCAGAAAAAAGACGGGCGCGTGGCCGGGGGGACGACCACACGCCCTGTGGGGGAGGGCTAACGACTCCATCCAAGAAGCAAGAGGAGTTCAGGCAGCAGAAGTCCCGGGTCTGCTGCACCTCGCTCCGCAGACCCGGAGTGCACAACCGCTCCGAGCCAATGACTCAGGTAGCGTCGCCGGTTCCCTTACACAAAACATCAAGCACACACTTCTGATTCCATTCAATCCGTTTTCGATACTTTGAAACGCGCCACCATCTGCTCAAGACCCTCGGCTTGACGATTCAGTTCCTCGGCGGCAGCCGACGACTGGTCGGCCCCCTTGGCTGAGTCCTGAACTATTGAGGCGACGTTTTCAATGTTCTTCGATATCTGTTCAGCGGCGGTTGACTGCTGCTCGGAG
Above is a window of Candidatus Zixiibacteriota bacterium DNA encoding:
- a CDS encoding carboxypeptidase M32 — protein: MTAQEAYAELISHMKEIAILQSTGGVLYWDQEAYLPRKAVDHRAEQMAQISRLTHQWFTDTKIDELLTTVQQSDLVADPDTPIAVNVREWRRLYDRETKLPTEFVSEFARTTSKASEVWAQARKDSQFAQFAPILEKIIDLCRRKADYIGFTTEPYDALLDEFEPGAKVQEVETAFKGLRSDLVELIGKIKDAPRKPDIGILKRPYDVDRQRVFSEAVAAAIGYDFQAGRVDETVHPSCNELGPLDTRILTRYYPNDIAEGLTGGMHEAGHALYDMTRPDKEHWGTPMGETDSLAIHESQSRMWENMVGRSRQFWVYFFPQLQRLFPEETQGVGLDDFHAAMNWVSPSYIRVEADEATYNLHIMLRFELERAIIAGDIKVADIPGQWNERFKDYLGFEVDKDANGCLQDVHWSHGIFGYFPTYALGNMHAAQYWTQAQKDLPGLLDDFSNGKFDRLFCWLGEKIHGQGARYYAADLCKHVTGKPLSHRPLIEYLYDKYADIYGISPG